One stretch of Daphnia pulicaria isolate SC F1-1A chromosome 6, SC_F0-13Bv2, whole genome shotgun sequence DNA includes these proteins:
- the LOC124343779 gene encoding regulator of G-protein signaling 8-like → MTNSPEHDSGNKVKLVLAHSLNTIVIVIPTTKRNLVHNVKERIVTKLSNKRSSSCSSSDMRLQNLKSNIRRSLSPSSARPQPEEAQKWAESFTKLMASKYGSSLYRAFLLREFSNENLDFWMAVEEYKNSKPQKMAAKAQQIYNDFVAVKATKQVNLDAETRILTLANIQSDIADQFAFDRAQRRTQHMMERDSYLRFLQSELFLELAHPERYY, encoded by the exons ATGACAAACTCACCAGAACACGACAGCGGCAATAAAGTCAAGTTGGTTCTAGCCCATTCCCTCAATACGATTGTAATTGTAATTCCAACCACCAAAAGGAATCTCGTTCACAACGTTAAAGAACGAATAGTTACCAAACTCTCCAACAAGCG GTCCTCTAGTTGCAGCAGTTCTGATATGAGACTTCAAAATCTCAAATCCAATATCCGGAGAAGCTTATCGCCGTCATCGGCCCGACCACAGCCGGAAGAGGCACAGAAATGGGCCGAGTCATTCACCAAACTCATGGCATCCAAAT ATGGATCCTCTCTCTACCGGGCGTTTTTACTGCGAGAATTCAGCAATGAGAATCTGGATTTTTGGATGGCCGTCGAAGAGTACAAGAACTCCAAACCGCAAAAGATGGCAGCTAAAGCCCAGCAGATCTACAATGATTTCGTTGCCGTCAAAGCTACGAAACAA GTTAACCTAGATGCTGAAACGAGAATCCTCACGCTGGCCAACATCCAGTCGGACATTGCCGACCAATTCGCTTTTGATCGCGCTCAAAGGCGAACTCAGCACATGATGGAACGCGATTCTTACCTGCGTTTCCTCCAGTCGGAATTGTTTCTTGAACTCGCCCACCCCGAGCGATATTATTAG